The Camelus dromedarius isolate mCamDro1 chromosome 31, mCamDro1.pat, whole genome shotgun sequence DNA segment GTGGCCACAGTAAGTAGCAGCACCACGCGTGGAGCTGGCTCAGTGTGGCCGTGAGCCCAGGGCTGGTGGCGCCCAAGCTCCCACCCCTGTACCCATGGGacacccaccccttcctcctaCCTTTCCCACACCAACTGCCATTCAACCCCTAGGGCCTGGCTGATGTGTCCCCCAAGAAATCTGCCCCCCATGGAACAGCCCAGAGAAAATGTCCCCATCTCCCAACAGCCTCATCCCCCAAACCCCAGAAAATCAATGACACCCGGGCCAGAATAAAGGTTTATTGGGCTGGTTTGTTACATCTCAGCACCTGGAGAGTTGTGCAGAGGTTGGCGGGGCCCAGatggagggatggggaggaggaccCTCCCCGCCGCCGCAGAGCCTCCCCAAATCAGGACGGAGCTCAGGCTCCCTTGTCGAAGACTAAAGAAGACTGTGGGCACAGGCTACCaggcatctgtgtgtgtgtgaagggccAGGGCCCCCCTGCTCTGGGATGGGTGTCAGAaaccctctcccatcccctcagACTTCCCCTGAGTGGGGTCCCCTCTCACACACAGCCCCCCTCCCGGCTTCTAAGCTGCTTTGGGGCCCTGGCAAGAAAGGTTCAATTCATTTGCCCCACCCCCGCAGCAGTAACGGGATGAGAGGCAGCTCCTGGGAGCGctgaacccccacccccacccccctaaCCCTGGACCAACCAGAAACTGAGGAGGGGGTGCCTTCGGGAACATTTAGAGCAGTAACTTCTGtagctgttaaaaagaaagaaagaaaaaaaaagagcactcCACGGACAAAAGCAGTTTGGAAAAGACTAAGCAAAAACAAACCAGAGTCCACGGGCGCCTTTACTGCAGGGCTTGTCAGAGCCCCGGGGCGCTGCAAGGAGTCTGGGGCGACCGGAGCAGAGAAGCAGcacctcctctgctccctggACCTCACAAGCTTTCTTCCAGGGAACCCAGTTTGGGAAATGTCCATATAGGGACCTGTCATGACGCTTGCAGGAGCCGCCCTCCTGACCGACCTTCAGCGGTGCCTCGAACTGCTCCAACCCCAGGCCTTTCCGCATCTCCAGCTCAGTCTCTTCCAACACTAGTATTTCTTTTCCTACCTCGATGGCAAGCAGCGATGTTTGCACTGTCACAAGGGACCTGAGACATGTTTCCCAATGGACATGGCTGTGACGGGGACACGTCCCCAGCCCTGTCTCCCCAGAGGAGCTGGGCTTTGGGATAGAGCCCCCCGGGGGCTGCAGGGACAAACGTTCTGGAAGTTGGTGAGATTCCTGAGATGGGACAGAGACCAGCAGCTCTGCCCGCTGTTGTAGGATCAGACACACTGGGATTTGCAGTGGAGAGTGGCCAAGGAGGGGGTGACAGAGAGCAGGAAGGACCAAGTGTCTTTCTGTGCCCAAGGAGGTGACCTCCAGGGGTCCGACAGTCAGGGCCGGCAGCCTGAGAGGCCTGTTAGATGCTGGGGGAGACGCTGCCACAAGCACAGGGGCTTTCGGGGGGACCAGCTGGGCCGCCAGTTTCCTGGGCTAATGAGGAAGCTGCTTCTGGCCCCTGACTTTCACCGGCCTCCAGGGCCCCGTCTGCCTCCTCTGGGCAGGCCTCCTCTGGTGGGGGCACCTCTGGTTTCTCTGCTGGGACCCCGCATCCCTGGGCTTCCTGGTCCTCCTCCTGGCTGCCTGGCTCCTCTTCCTCCGACTTGCCCTCCATCACCCTGGCTCCATCTCCACTGCCAGGGGCAGCCCTGGCCGGAGACTTGAGGTTCTGGGTGGCGGCAAGGATGtcagcctggagctgctgggagGAGTCCCGGGCCTCCTCCGGCCGGCCGTCGGGAGCCCTGTCGGGGACCTCGCTGAAGGCCCGGGGGCCCCCAGCCCGGTCACTCTGGTCCACGTACTTCTTCTTGGGGAAAGATGAGGGGTAGTAGGCGGAGGCCTTGTGCTTCTGGCGGGTGATGACAGCGGCGCAGACGATGAACATCAGCAGGAACGCCAGGGACCCCACCACGGTGATGAGCATCACGTACTGGCGGAAGAAGTCCACGATGCCATCCAGGAAGTTGGTGGGGGGCTTGGGGCCCTCCGGGGGCGTGGGCCCCACTGACGTGGGGCTAAGGGCCGGGGTCCGGGGAGGCGGGAGACTGGGGGAGGAAGCCGATGGGCCCTCAGCCTCCCCGCTGCCCCCTGTGTCCTCCAGGAAGGCAGCCTGCAGGGACACGGAGTAGGGCGCCGTGGGCAGGGCccgcaggagcagcagcagagaCACGGCCAGGCTGGGGGCCACCGCGGAAACCATGTTGCCAGGAGCTGTGGGGGAAGCGAGGCAGGAGGGACATCAGGGCAGGAGCCCAGGGTCTCAGGGGACCCCAAGAAAGCGCAGGGAACACAGAACATTCTCTAGCAActcacctcccttccccaggctggAGCCTCCCCATCAAATGTTTGTACTTGGGGTTCATACCcgccccccacacacacttcactctgagcttctggagggcagggactgaaTCTTATTTATCTTGGCACCCTCAGGGTTTTGCATCGTATCTGGTAtacagcaagcactcaataaatgtatcTTGACGGACTTGGCTGAATGAATACCAAAAACTCACCCTTTCATTGCTTGCCATGTGCCAGGTATTCTTTTAAGTTTCTCACATAGACTTTCTCACTGAATCCTGAGATCCGCCTGTTCAGGGAGGTAGTACATTctccccattttccaggtgaggaaactgaggctcagagggcttAAGTGCCTTGCTAAGGAAGAGCTGCCTGGGGTTTGGATGCAGGCACCAAGGGAGAGATGCTGGGAGGGCTCAGTGAGGATCTGAGTGAGTAACTGAGAGAGCTGGCCCCCCTCCTCCGGGGGGccctccccagcagccccctgccctcctgtggTCCCATTCCCATCCTCAGAAGATTCATTGGTTACAAAGTGTCCACAATCTTTGAGCTCAGCAGAGGCCTGTGTGAGCATAGGCCCCAAACCCATGGCGAACCCCCACCTCAAGGCTCAAAGCAGGGCCTGGAGGCCCCGGGGGAACCCTCGTACCTGAAACAAAGCTGGAGACTGAGTCCCGTGGCCACTACTGGATGGCATCCAGATGCACCCCgcgcctccctccctctgttgGAAAGCTGCTCCCCACGTGAACCCCCAGACCCTCTCTGGCCCAGACGGCCCAGCTGACTAATAAATTACTTATGGCTCAGCTTCACGGAGGAGCCTGGCTTCTAAAACACTGATTCTCCCAGCCTGTGTGAGTCGGCCTGGGCTCTCAGACAAATCCAGGGACCCCTTCCTGTGCCCCTCATTCTGCCCTGTGAGAGCCCCATCCCAGCCCAGCAGAGGGCCCAGGACCCTGACGCTGGGTGGGCCTGGAAGTTCCAAGACTGAAAAGCCTTCAGGTCCCCTGTCTGAGGTGCTTGCGCTCAGGGGATGGAGATGGGgtgacagaggcccagagaaggcaagGGGCAGGCtccaggccacacagcaagtccttgggctggaggaggaggcccaGCACCTTGACTGCAGGTCCCCTTAATTTCCCAGACCTCAGGGCCTGCTCTGTAAAACAGGTGACAGTACCAACCTCATGGTGACACAAGGATTCAGATGAGGTAGGGATGACGAGGGACCACTAAGTGGCTTGTTCCAAGTGACCTGAGGCCTCCCGTAAAGTGTCATTAATTGAAATCAATTGCACTGACATGAATTTGGACAAACTGGCTCAGATGGCAAAAAAACATGTAAGTCCAAGGACATTAACCGAGGCAACGCCGCCCAGGGGTTCATTTTAAATGAGCCGGTCACCGTGTACTTTCATCACCAGTTACTCATCTGAGCCCCTCTCGTGGCTGCAAGCCCAGAGAAGCCCGGGACGCCAGCACTGTCTCCgtttttttagatgaggaaacaggttcagagacagacagtgacctgcccaaggacacacagatggtgtcagagctgggatttgacccTTCTTCTTTGGGACTCTGAGtccacacactcactcacacacacccctcacacTCTCACGTGCCCGGGGCTGGCCCAGGAGTGGGCTCGCACCCCTCTGGCTGGAACCCCACTTGTCAGCTGGAACCAGGATTTGAGATGTTCCCTGAATTTCAGGAGACTTTCTgggccctctcctctctggaacTTATTAGCAACAGTTCTGCAGACAGCTTTGATGTTTGGGGCTTTTGTCTCTCGCCAACCAcctccctgccttctgcctccAGTCAAGCCTGGGAGAGAGCCTTCACGGTGGAGGCTAAAACTTCTCACCACAGACACCTCTGACAGTGGTGTCCCCAGGGGCCTTCCCTGGGGGGGACGGCTGTGAAGTTTCTGCACTGAGGCTCTGCAGGCAGCCAAATGATGAGCTCGGTAAGGCCAGGATTAACATCCTGGCTCCATCTGGGTCTGGCTCTGCTGCtaggcctctctgggcctcactgtccccatctgtaaactgggggtggggtggagaggtgCGCTGTTAGGGCCGGATGGGACCAAGTGCCTGGCGCAGCCCTCCCCCAGGGAAGGTGAATTTTAGGAGAGGCGGAATTGCTACCCCGGCACACATCCAGGTCCAGCCAACGTGTGGCCACCCCAAGTCAACAAATAATGATTATCCTTGCCTGATGTGTAAATTGGCTCCCGGTCTCCCCTCATTCTCCAGGAAAGACCAACTTTTTTTTACCTTGTTGAGTGAAATCTcctgagttctggccaatgagagaTCCAggaccagacacacacacacgcacgcacgcacgcacgcacgcacgcatgcgGTACAGTGAGTTGGACAGAAAAAAGGGCTCCTTTCCTTTGGGGACTTGGGGTCAGGGGCATGGGATAAGTAAAGAGGCCACACAAACCACCTCTGGCTCTTAAAGATTGAGACCCTTAACTCTTAGAgtccccctcaccccccaaaacCCCTTGGGTCTCCCCGGGAAAGGTGCGGCATCGTGTGAGCAGCCAGCCAGGCTTCGCAGGAGATGGCTATGTGACCCTGCTTGACGAGCCCCcagacttctctgggcctcagtttcccatctgtagaatgggcacCCTGGCCAGGGCAGCTCTGAAATGATTATTCTACCCTTcagctgcccccacctcctccctgggtcCTCATTTTTGCCAGGACTCAGAAACTCACAGCCCATTAGGAGGTGGGGTCAGGCCAACTCCTCTCATTTTTACCCAAGAGGAAACCCAGGCCCGAGACTGGGAAAGCCCTGCCT contains these protein-coding regions:
- the TMEM119 gene encoding transmembrane protein 119, coding for MVSAVAPSLAVSLLLLLRALPTAPYSVSLQAAFLEDTGGSGEAEGPSASSPSLPPPRTPALSPTSVGPTPPEGPKPPTNFLDGIVDFFRQYVMLITVVGSLAFLLMFIVCAAVITRQKHKASAYYPSSFPKKKYVDQSDRAGGPRAFSEVPDRAPDGRPEEARDSSQQLQADILAATQNLKSPARAAPGSGDGARVMEGKSEEEEPGSQEEDQEAQGCGVPAEKPEVPPPEEACPEEADGALEAGESQGPEAASSLAQETGGPAGPPESPCACGSVSPSI